Proteins encoded in a region of the Zunongwangia endophytica genome:
- a CDS encoding glycoside hydrolase family 97 protein, producing the protein MYNKIPLIIAANLLFLCCTSQEKKQSYTLDSPKGENSITFNLDGNSPKYAVNHGETKVILPSEMGFVFKDGDSLQHNLEIIDVEESSEDETWQQVWGEKHEIRNHYNQLTVHLKENAEKQRKLDIEFRAFDDGIAFRYVFPEQGIKDSIFIMDELTTFNLADDGKAWWIPAYDEQRYENLFTDSKVSTLDTVHTPLTIESESGLAISFHEANLIDFASTTLAHTNGTTLKTDLVPWADGVKVRTTKSFTTPWRTLQIASKPTDLITSYLILNLNEPNAIADTSWIKTFKYLGIWWGMHIGKFSFWEGEKQGATTKNARQYVDYSNKLGIDHLLIEGWNKGWTPSWYENAMHQFSFTKDADDFDLKEVTDYAAENGVEIVGYHETGSNLENYLSQIDSAFALYKERGIHTVKIGHVGSKLNMKEWHHGQYGVNYFRYVVKKAAEYGLEVYFHEPIKDTGERRTYPNMMAREGARGQEYNAWSDGNPPSHTAILPFTRLLAGPMDFTPAVFDVEVKQGYPGRRVHSTTAKQLALMVVLYSPLQMLADLPENYVDKPAFQFLTDVPTDWEDTKVLNGEIGKYITTVRKDIASEDWYLGSITNEESRNLEITLDFLDEGATYEAQIYADAPGTGQENNPTAVAINKKKVNAGDSLTLKLGESGGAAIRFKKQ; encoded by the coding sequence ATGTACAATAAAATACCCCTTATTATTGCGGCAAACTTGCTATTTCTCTGCTGCACGTCGCAAGAAAAAAAACAGTCTTATACTTTAGATTCTCCAAAAGGCGAAAATAGTATAACCTTCAATTTAGACGGAAATTCCCCGAAATATGCTGTAAATCATGGTGAAACGAAAGTTATTTTACCTTCAGAAATGGGTTTCGTCTTTAAAGATGGCGATAGTCTTCAGCATAACCTAGAGATTATTGATGTTGAAGAATCTTCAGAGGATGAAACCTGGCAACAGGTATGGGGAGAAAAGCATGAGATTAGAAATCACTATAATCAGCTTACTGTTCATCTAAAAGAAAACGCTGAAAAACAGCGAAAATTAGATATTGAATTTCGTGCTTTTGATGATGGTATTGCATTTAGATATGTTTTCCCAGAGCAAGGTATCAAAGACAGTATTTTTATAATGGACGAGCTTACCACTTTTAATCTTGCAGATGATGGCAAGGCGTGGTGGATCCCTGCTTACGACGAGCAACGCTATGAGAATCTATTTACAGATTCTAAAGTGAGTACCCTAGATACCGTCCATACTCCGCTAACCATTGAGAGTGAGAGTGGATTAGCTATCAGTTTTCATGAAGCTAATCTTATAGATTTTGCCAGTACTACTTTGGCGCATACCAATGGTACGACACTTAAAACAGATTTAGTCCCTTGGGCAGATGGAGTAAAAGTAAGGACTACCAAATCTTTTACAACACCATGGAGAACCTTGCAAATAGCCTCTAAACCTACAGATTTAATTACAAGTTATTTGATTTTAAACTTGAATGAACCCAATGCAATAGCAGATACTAGTTGGATAAAGACATTTAAATATTTAGGAATATGGTGGGGTATGCATATTGGTAAATTTTCTTTTTGGGAAGGAGAAAAGCAAGGTGCTACTACAAAAAATGCAAGACAGTATGTAGACTATTCTAATAAGTTAGGAATAGATCATCTTTTAATTGAAGGATGGAATAAAGGTTGGACGCCTTCCTGGTACGAAAATGCAATGCATCAGTTTAGTTTTACTAAAGACGCTGATGATTTTGATCTTAAAGAGGTTACTGATTATGCTGCTGAAAATGGAGTAGAGATTGTTGGTTATCACGAAACAGGATCTAATCTTGAGAATTATTTGAGTCAGATAGATTCCGCTTTTGCTTTATATAAAGAACGAGGAATTCACACCGTAAAAATTGGTCATGTAGGTTCTAAGCTGAATATGAAAGAATGGCATCATGGCCAGTACGGCGTTAATTATTTTAGATATGTGGTGAAAAAGGCTGCAGAATATGGGCTGGAAGTTTATTTCCACGAACCTATAAAAGATACCGGAGAGCGTCGAACATATCCTAATATGATGGCGCGTGAAGGTGCCCGAGGACAGGAGTACAACGCGTGGAGTGATGGGAATCCGCCATCACATACTGCAATACTACCTTTTACACGCTTACTTGCGGGACCTATGGATTTTACTCCTGCAGTTTTCGATGTAGAAGTAAAACAAGGTTACCCGGGAAGAAGAGTGCATAGTACTACAGCTAAGCAGTTAGCATTAATGGTGGTTCTATATTCTCCTTTGCAAATGTTGGCCGATCTTCCTGAAAATTATGTAGATAAACCGGCTTTTCAATTTCTTACCGATGTCCCTACCGATTGGGAGGATACTAAAGTTCTAAATGGCGAAATTGGAAAATACATCACTACCGTAAGAAAAGATATAGCTAGCGAGGATTGGTATTTAGGTAGCATTACCAACGAAGAATCCCGAAATTTAGAAATAACTCTTGATTTTCTAGATGAAGGAGCAACTTACGAAGCACAAATTTATGCTGATGCACCTGGCACCGGGCAGGAAAACAATCCAACAGCAGTCGCTATTAATAAGAAAAAAGTAAACGCTGGTGATAGCCTAACATTGAAGCTTGGCGAGAGTGGTGGAGCGGCAATCAGATTTAAGAAACAATAA
- a CDS encoding RagB/SusD family nutrient uptake outer membrane protein, with the protein MKKYIKILGIATLGIMASCSDDFIENSPYTERTEDNFYKTPDDAFEGLVAAYDVLQREGYGGFLMVSEIASDNCFGGFGTADNQVSLEWDRFEYGSDLEMNRPVWEISYMGIYRANIVLENLDGIDWTGNEDLRTQYEAEARFLRAHYHFELARMFGEIVPLDHSLSPEEFESPRAPAEETYALIAEDFKFAADNLSDDNYSLNNSADYGRVTKWAAEAYLAKTFLFYTDYYETSDLAGVVSKQEATIYINDVVNNSGHELIEDFSRLWLASSIDNYVGEGNAEMVWAIRFNGSGNGDWGLNEGNRFQVNIATRGSNLGPYAYGWGGAPVNPELYDAYQIGDTRRDATIINYEEEGLEFDNDVRSQRQHTGLSWKKYAPITNEAGEAVVAANGGDIQIDGYEDFAVIRFSDVLLMAAELNMDSDQGFAKDCLDRVRARAFQDDDHSIAVTKENIMEERRLELALEGKRYFDLIRWGLDRAKQAIDNSGDGAQFDVTFRTETNGWFPIPQSQILLSNGAIEQNPGW; encoded by the coding sequence ATGAAAAAGTATATAAAGATATTAGGGATAGCTACATTAGGAATTATGGCTTCCTGTTCTGATGATTTTATTGAAAACAGTCCTTATACTGAAAGAACTGAAGATAATTTTTACAAAACTCCAGATGATGCTTTCGAAGGTTTAGTTGCAGCTTACGACGTTTTGCAACGAGAAGGTTATGGAGGATTCTTGATGGTTTCAGAAATAGCTTCCGATAATTGCTTCGGAGGTTTTGGTACAGCCGATAATCAGGTTTCTCTAGAATGGGATCGTTTTGAATATGGATCTGATTTAGAGATGAATCGTCCTGTTTGGGAAATTTCATACATGGGTATCTATAGAGCCAACATCGTACTTGAAAATCTGGACGGCATCGATTGGACAGGAAATGAAGATCTAAGAACTCAATACGAAGCAGAAGCGAGATTTTTAAGAGCGCATTATCATTTTGAACTTGCCAGAATGTTCGGTGAAATTGTGCCTTTAGATCACTCTTTAAGTCCAGAAGAATTTGAAAGTCCAAGAGCTCCGGCGGAAGAAACCTACGCACTGATAGCCGAAGATTTCAAATTTGCCGCAGATAATCTAAGCGATGACAATTACAGCTTAAATAATAGTGCAGATTATGGTAGAGTTACAAAATGGGCAGCTGAAGCTTACTTAGCTAAAACATTCTTATTTTATACCGATTATTATGAGACTTCAGATTTGGCCGGAGTCGTTTCTAAACAAGAAGCAACAATCTATATTAATGATGTCGTAAATAATAGTGGTCACGAACTAATTGAAGATTTCTCAAGGCTTTGGCTTGCCTCTTCTATCGATAATTATGTAGGTGAAGGCAATGCTGAGATGGTTTGGGCAATTCGATTTAATGGTTCCGGTAATGGAGATTGGGGACTTAACGAAGGAAATCGCTTTCAGGTAAATATTGCAACCCGAGGAAGTAATTTAGGCCCATACGCTTACGGTTGGGGAGGTGCTCCGGTAAATCCTGAACTATACGATGCCTACCAAATAGGTGATACAAGACGTGATGCTACAATAATTAACTACGAAGAAGAAGGGCTGGAATTTGATAACGATGTACGTAGCCAACGCCAGCATACAGGATTATCCTGGAAAAAATATGCACCTATTACTAATGAAGCTGGGGAAGCAGTAGTAGCAGCAAATGGTGGTGATATTCAAATTGATGGTTACGAAGATTTTGCAGTGATCCGTTTTTCAGATGTATTATTAATGGCTGCAGAATTGAATATGGATAGCGATCAGGGATTTGCTAAGGATTGTTTAGACCGCGTAAGAGCGAGAGCATTTCAAGACGATGATCATTCTATAGCTGTAACCAAAGAGAATATAATGGAAGAAAGAAGGCTAGAGCTTGCTTTAGAAGGAAAGCGCTATTTCGACCTTATTCGTTGGGGATTAGATCGTGCAAAACAGGCGATTGATAATTCTGGTGACGGTGCACAATTCGACGTGACCTTTAGAACTGAAACTAATGGATGGTTTCCAATTCCACAATCTCAAATTCTTTTATCTAATGGAGCTATAGAGCAAAATCCAGGTTGGTAA
- the galB gene encoding beta-galactosidase GalB — MIALKQYITRYFSTGIFILFVLCFLSCNSQVTTSDFEDRKVLFTEGWEFQQNEDITNIKKILDSDSWDDVNLPHDWSISKDFDENSPTGVGGGALRGGIGWYKKSFAISAKDSSSVFKIQFDGVYQNSEIWINGTNLGKRPNGYIGFEYDITRYLKFGEEENVILVKADNNDQPNSRWYSGSGIYRNVWLKKLNKVHVPQWGTFVTTPEINNEEAVVNIKAKIANQFSAKKNISVEIKILNGDKLITKTKGSEFQISSNNENEVEEQLTITNPKLWSVDKPFLYTAQVNIIQGDEVLDRYETKFGIRDFKFDLEKGFILNGKSLKIRGVCLHHDLGPLGAAINTRAIERQLEILKEMGVNGIRTAHNPPAPELLDLCDQMGFIVMDEAFDMWTKSKTKSDYSQYWEEWHEKDLRDLIKRDRNHASVFMWSIGNEIQEQWSEEGAKIGNELSEVVKSMDTTRPVTAGMNPPVHVSDEEVTIQFEETADQPNALAGSGALDIIGYNYAHQTWEKHQLNFPNTPFIATETTSGLQTRGYYEFPSDTTKIWPVRWDKKFTGGNKDNTVSAFDQVRTPWGSLHETSWKIIKKNDFLSGFYIWTGFDYLGEPTPYEWPSRSSYFGVIDLAGFPKDVYYMYKSEWSKDTVLHVLPHWNWEKGKTVDVWAYYNNADEVELFLNGESKGTKRKQDDDLHVMWRFPFQPGTLKAVSRKEGKIVKETIIETAGSAEKLVLSPDRKTIKADGKDLSFVTVTITDKQGNIVPRANHNISFSLEGPGKIYGVASGDPTNHQSFKGTEHTALNGKCLVILKADEEAGTLKLTATAEGLEKTSVIIQSKNK, encoded by the coding sequence ATGATTGCTTTGAAACAGTACATTACTCGTTACTTCTCTACTGGAATATTTATTTTATTCGTATTGTGTTTTCTTTCCTGTAATAGTCAGGTTACGACATCTGACTTTGAGGATCGTAAAGTCTTATTTACAGAAGGATGGGAATTTCAACAGAACGAAGATATAACCAATATCAAAAAGATATTAGACTCAGATAGTTGGGATGATGTCAATCTACCCCATGATTGGAGTATTTCTAAAGATTTTGATGAGAATAGCCCTACCGGTGTAGGTGGTGGAGCACTTCGTGGCGGTATCGGCTGGTACAAAAAAAGCTTCGCAATTTCAGCTAAAGATAGTTCTTCTGTATTCAAAATTCAATTCGACGGAGTTTATCAGAATAGCGAGATTTGGATCAACGGAACCAATCTTGGTAAACGCCCTAATGGATATATCGGTTTTGAATATGATATTACCAGATATTTAAAATTTGGAGAGGAAGAGAATGTTATTTTGGTAAAAGCCGATAATAACGATCAGCCAAATTCCAGATGGTATTCGGGCAGCGGTATTTATAGAAACGTGTGGCTTAAAAAGTTGAATAAAGTACATGTCCCACAATGGGGAACCTTTGTGACCACTCCTGAAATCAATAATGAAGAAGCCGTTGTAAATATCAAAGCTAAGATTGCAAACCAATTTTCTGCAAAAAAGAATATTTCTGTTGAAATAAAGATACTGAACGGCGATAAGCTTATCACTAAAACCAAAGGTTCAGAATTTCAGATATCTTCAAATAATGAGAATGAAGTAGAAGAACAGCTTACGATTACAAATCCAAAATTATGGTCTGTAGATAAGCCTTTCCTATATACAGCGCAAGTAAATATAATTCAGGGAGATGAAGTTTTAGACCGCTACGAAACCAAATTTGGGATTCGCGATTTTAAATTTGACTTAGAAAAGGGTTTTATCTTAAATGGAAAATCCTTAAAAATTCGCGGTGTCTGTCTCCACCATGATCTTGGACCGTTAGGAGCAGCGATCAACACTCGCGCCATAGAACGCCAGTTAGAAATTCTAAAAGAGATGGGCGTCAACGGTATACGAACAGCACATAACCCGCCAGCTCCAGAATTACTTGATTTATGTGATCAAATGGGATTCATCGTAATGGACGAAGCTTTTGATATGTGGACTAAATCTAAAACTAAAAGCGATTATAGCCAATATTGGGAAGAATGGCACGAGAAAGATTTAAGAGATCTAATTAAAAGAGATCGCAATCATGCCAGTGTTTTTATGTGGAGTATCGGTAACGAAATTCAGGAGCAATGGAGTGAAGAAGGTGCTAAAATAGGTAATGAGTTATCTGAAGTGGTGAAGAGCATGGATACCACCAGACCGGTTACAGCAGGTATGAATCCGCCAGTACATGTTTCTGATGAAGAGGTTACCATACAATTTGAAGAAACTGCAGATCAACCTAATGCGCTTGCAGGTTCAGGAGCTTTGGATATTATAGGTTATAATTATGCTCATCAAACTTGGGAGAAACACCAACTGAATTTTCCAAATACACCATTTATTGCCACCGAAACAACTTCTGGTCTACAAACCAGAGGCTATTACGAATTTCCTTCAGATACAACCAAAATTTGGCCGGTACGCTGGGATAAAAAGTTTACTGGGGGTAATAAAGATAATACAGTTTCTGCATTCGATCAGGTGCGTACACCATGGGGATCGTTGCACGAAACCAGTTGGAAAATCATTAAAAAGAACGATTTCCTTTCTGGATTTTATATCTGGACAGGCTTTGATTATCTAGGAGAGCCTACACCTTATGAGTGGCCTTCCAGAAGTTCTTATTTCGGAGTTATTGATTTAGCAGGTTTCCCTAAAGATGTGTATTACATGTATAAAAGTGAATGGTCTAAAGACACCGTTCTTCATGTCTTACCACATTGGAATTGGGAAAAAGGAAAAACTGTAGATGTTTGGGCTTATTACAATAATGCAGATGAAGTTGAATTGTTTCTGAATGGAGAATCCAAAGGAACTAAACGGAAGCAAGACGACGATCTTCATGTGATGTGGCGTTTCCCCTTCCAGCCAGGAACACTTAAGGCGGTTTCTAGAAAAGAAGGAAAAATCGTCAAAGAAACCATTATTGAAACTGCAGGTAGTGCGGAAAAATTAGTGCTATCGCCAGATCGAAAAACAATAAAAGCAGATGGAAAAGACTTATCATTTGTTACGGTAACCATTACCGATAAACAAGGCAACATTGTTCCTAGAGCGAATCATAACATATCCTTCAGCTTAGAAGGACCTGGAAAAATTTATGGAGTTGCTAGCGGCGATCCCACTAATCATCAATCTTTCAAAGGAACCGAGCATACTGCCCTAAACGGAAAATGCCTAGTGATCCTGAAAGCTGATGAAGAAGCCGGAACATTAAAATTAACTGCAACTGCTGAAGGTTTAGAAAAAACTTCAGTAATCATACAATCGAAAAATAAATAG
- a CDS encoding glycoside hydrolase family 3 C-terminal domain-containing protein, producing the protein MKIKSKIITVFSLSLFLNFMACKGDKKLVKNDQNESTEKRYLGKPVTKDFDSKIDELIAEMTLEEKTGLLHGNSMFATAAVERLDIPELKMADGPLGVREELEKESWTPLGLDDDYATYYPAGAGLSATWNPELAYTFGNSVGEETRARGKDVLLSPAINIIRTPLGGRTYEYFTEDPFLNKKLAVPFVVGIQDNDVAACVKHFAANNQETHRDYVNVKIAERPLREIYLPAFEATVKEAHAYSMMGAYNKFRGEYLCENDYMLNQVLRDEWGFEGVVISDWAAVHTTVNSLESGLDIEMGTPKDFDKYFLAQPLIDAAKAGEISEEEINKHVKRVLRVMYSVKSMGSDDRKKGSISTEAHFKDAYNIAAESVVLLKNENDLLPLKASGIKTLAVIGDNAKKKNALGGFGAGVKTKREVTPLEGLKNRLPKSVNIQFAQGYEERYSKTEKAKLGDVTLSGPVTIDELDPKLVEEAVNAAKNADAAIIFAGSNRDYETEASDRASLDLPFGQKELIEKVLEANPNTIVVMIAGAPYDIDEISQKSSALVWSWFNGSEGGNALADVLLGDVNPSGKLPWTMPKKLEDSPAHATNSFPGDETVSYDEGILVGYRWFDTKNIAPLYPFGYGLSYTDFNFSEIETSEKMYTENDTISIHLNVENTGKLAGKEVVQVYVSKKQSSVERADKELKAFKKVEVSAGANTSVNLQLPVKELAYYDVSSKDWVVEPGTYKLKLGNSSRNILGELEITIQ; encoded by the coding sequence ATGAAAATTAAATCTAAAATAATAACTGTCTTTAGTTTGAGTCTTTTTCTGAATTTTATGGCCTGTAAAGGCGATAAAAAGCTTGTTAAAAATGACCAAAATGAGAGTACAGAAAAAAGATATTTAGGAAAACCGGTTACTAAAGATTTTGATTCCAAAATAGATGAGCTTATTGCTGAAATGACATTGGAAGAAAAAACCGGACTTTTACATGGTAATAGCATGTTTGCTACCGCAGCAGTAGAGCGTTTGGATATTCCAGAGCTAAAGATGGCAGACGGTCCCTTAGGAGTGCGAGAAGAATTGGAAAAAGAATCCTGGACACCATTAGGTCTTGATGATGATTATGCGACCTACTATCCTGCTGGTGCCGGTTTATCGGCAACATGGAATCCAGAGCTTGCTTATACCTTTGGGAATAGCGTAGGCGAGGAAACAAGAGCTCGTGGTAAAGATGTGCTTCTATCGCCGGCCATCAATATTATCCGTACACCGCTAGGTGGTCGTACTTACGAATATTTTACAGAAGATCCATTTCTGAATAAAAAACTCGCTGTTCCTTTTGTTGTAGGTATTCAAGATAATGATGTAGCTGCATGTGTAAAGCACTTTGCCGCGAATAATCAGGAAACACATCGCGATTATGTTAATGTGAAAATCGCTGAAAGACCTTTGCGTGAAATCTATTTACCAGCTTTTGAAGCTACTGTGAAAGAAGCGCATGCTTATTCTATGATGGGTGCTTACAATAAATTTAGAGGCGAATATCTTTGTGAGAATGATTATATGCTGAATCAGGTTCTTAGGGATGAGTGGGGATTTGAAGGTGTAGTGATCTCAGATTGGGCTGCAGTACATACTACTGTAAATTCTTTAGAAAGCGGACTTGATATTGAAATGGGAACGCCTAAAGATTTCGATAAATATTTTCTAGCTCAGCCGCTTATTGACGCTGCGAAGGCCGGAGAGATTTCTGAAGAAGAAATTAATAAGCACGTAAAACGTGTGCTTCGTGTAATGTATTCTGTAAAAAGTATGGGATCTGATGATCGCAAAAAGGGAAGTATAAGCACAGAAGCGCATTTTAAAGATGCCTATAATATTGCAGCAGAATCGGTTGTTTTGTTGAAAAATGAAAATGACTTATTGCCATTAAAAGCTAGCGGAATTAAAACTTTGGCTGTGATTGGTGATAATGCAAAGAAGAAAAATGCACTGGGAGGATTTGGTGCTGGTGTAAAAACGAAACGTGAAGTTACTCCACTGGAAGGATTGAAAAATCGTTTACCAAAATCGGTGAATATTCAATTTGCCCAGGGATACGAAGAGCGTTATTCTAAAACTGAAAAAGCAAAATTAGGAGATGTTACGCTTAGTGGTCCTGTAACTATCGACGAACTTGATCCCAAATTGGTAGAAGAAGCGGTGAATGCTGCTAAAAATGCAGATGCTGCAATCATATTTGCCGGTTCTAATAGAGATTACGAAACAGAAGCTTCAGACCGTGCAAGTCTAGATTTACCATTTGGTCAAAAAGAATTGATAGAAAAAGTATTAGAAGCAAATCCAAATACCATCGTTGTGATGATTGCTGGAGCACCATACGATATAGACGAGATTAGTCAAAAATCTTCAGCTTTAGTTTGGAGTTGGTTCAATGGTTCAGAAGGAGGAAATGCGTTAGCAGATGTTTTATTAGGAGATGTAAATCCTTCAGGTAAATTACCGTGGACAATGCCTAAAAAGCTGGAAGATTCTCCAGCCCATGCTACTAACAGTTTTCCTGGTGATGAAACAGTAAGTTATGACGAAGGAATATTAGTGGGATACCGTTGGTTTGATACTAAAAATATAGCTCCGCTTTATCCTTTTGGATACGGACTTTCATATACAGATTTCAATTTTTCTGAAATTGAAACTAGCGAGAAAATGTATACTGAAAACGATACAATTTCAATACATCTAAATGTTGAAAATACAGGAAAGTTAGCTGGAAAAGAAGTGGTTCAGGTATATGTATCTAAAAAACAAAGTAGTGTTGAGAGAGCTGATAAAGAACTAAAAGCCTTCAAAAAAGTTGAGGTTTCAGCAGGAGCAAATACTTCAGTAAATCTTCAACTTCCGGTAAAAGAGCTTGCTTATTACGACGTTTCATCAAAAGATTGGGTAGTAGAACCGGGTACATATAAATTGAAATTAGGAAATAGTTCCAGAAATATTTTAGGGGAACTAGAGATCACAATTCAGTAA
- a CDS encoding alpha-xylosidase has translation MLSVALGISSLGFSQVQNADVLNEPVDVSKDFENYQNTFYFADELMDFNPKTGKGTLKYKRYEYQTRQAFNNMLMKPDTVAANEFPATEYAEAPELPFEIQFVSDRTVRLKMTSGPQFNQPETSLMLVDGTAPNHPELWDYSKIDEGHQFKSEHGKVEIIAKPWHVNIYDENGKLLTSTLHNSDVQNTYTPVLPFSFVRRNSDYSRSFSPVFSLQPDEKIFGCGESFTQFNKRGQKVVLYTDDANGVQNETMYKPIPFYMSSRGYGVFMHTSTPITVDFGKYFNAANKMMLGDDVADLFFFLGDPKDILDEYTDLTGKAAMPPLWSFGFWMSRITYFSEKEGREVAKNLRDYEIPSDVIHFDTGWFDVDWRNNYEFAKERFDDPEAMMADMKEDGFHVSLWQLPYFTPKNTLFNEIVDNNYAVKDRKGNIPYEDAILDFSNPETVEWYQGKLKHLLDLGVSVFKVDFGEAAPFSGIYHSGRTGFYEHNLFPLRYNKAVAEITKKINGYTLIWARSTWAGSQRYPLHWGGDAATTNSAMSATLRGGLSLGLSGFSFWSHDVGGFVTKSPENIYRRWTPFGMLSSHVRSHGEPPTEPWEYSKSFLKDFRNADNMRYKLMPYIYAQAKASSEKGLPMMRALFVEYPDDAGSWLIDNEYLFGESMLVAPLFEEETSRDVYLPKGTWIDYQTHKVYQGGWHTIEAGDIAIIALVKNGTILPHIKLAQSTKDMDWTNLDLQVFADKTTNSATGKIYLPDGKKLENISVEKDGNLYQLKQNPLSDKINFKTETIIK, from the coding sequence ATGCTATCGGTAGCATTAGGAATTAGTTCTTTGGGATTTTCACAAGTTCAGAATGCAGATGTTTTGAACGAACCCGTAGATGTAAGTAAGGATTTTGAAAACTATCAGAATACTTTTTATTTCGCTGATGAGTTGATGGATTTTAATCCTAAAACAGGAAAAGGAACTTTAAAATATAAGCGTTACGAGTATCAAACGCGACAGGCATTCAATAATATGTTGATGAAGCCAGATACCGTTGCTGCTAATGAATTTCCTGCTACAGAATACGCAGAAGCGCCTGAACTTCCTTTTGAAATTCAGTTTGTTTCAGATCGTACAGTTCGCTTAAAAATGACTTCCGGTCCGCAATTCAATCAACCAGAAACTTCTCTTATGTTGGTTGATGGTACTGCTCCAAATCACCCTGAATTATGGGATTATTCAAAAATAGACGAAGGACATCAATTTAAAAGTGAGCACGGTAAAGTAGAAATCATAGCTAAACCATGGCACGTAAATATCTATGATGAAAACGGGAAGCTATTAACCAGTACGTTGCATAATTCAGATGTTCAAAATACGTATACACCGGTACTTCCTTTTTCTTTTGTAAGGAGAAATAGTGATTATTCCAGAAGTTTTAGTCCGGTTTTTAGTCTTCAACCAGATGAGAAAATTTTTGGATGTGGAGAATCTTTCACCCAATTCAACAAGCGCGGTCAAAAAGTAGTTTTATATACCGATGATGCTAATGGGGTACAAAACGAAACCATGTATAAACCTATTCCTTTTTATATGAGTAGTCGAGGCTATGGGGTATTTATGCATACTTCGACTCCAATTACGGTAGACTTTGGGAAATATTTTAATGCAGCAAATAAGATGATGCTTGGCGATGATGTTGCAGATTTGTTTTTCTTCCTGGGAGACCCTAAAGATATTTTGGATGAATATACAGATCTAACAGGTAAAGCCGCAATGCCACCACTTTGGTCTTTTGGTTTTTGGATGAGTAGAATAACTTATTTTTCTGAAAAAGAAGGCCGTGAAGTAGCTAAAAACCTTAGAGACTATGAAATCCCAAGTGATGTAATCCACTTCGATACGGGCTGGTTTGATGTTGATTGGAGAAATAATTACGAATTTGCTAAGGAACGTTTTGATGATCCTGAAGCCATGATGGCAGATATGAAGGAGGATGGATTTCATGTAAGTCTATGGCAATTACCATACTTTACACCTAAAAACACTCTTTTTAATGAAATCGTAGATAATAACTATGCGGTTAAAGATCGAAAAGGAAATATCCCTTACGAAGATGCTATACTGGATTTTTCGAATCCCGAAACCGTAGAATGGTATCAGGGAAAACTGAAACATCTGCTGGATCTTGGAGTAAGTGTCTTTAAAGTAGATTTTGGAGAAGCAGCACCTTTTAGCGGTATCTATCATTCGGGAAGAACAGGTTTTTACGAACACAATCTATTCCCATTACGCTACAATAAAGCAGTTGCAGAAATTACTAAAAAAATTAATGGCTATACGCTAATATGGGCAAGAAGTACCTGGGCGGGGAGCCAACGTTATCCTTTACATTGGGGTGGTGATGCTGCCACTACAAATTCGGCAATGTCTGCAACCTTAAGAGGTGGTTTGTCCTTAGGACTTAGTGGTTTTAGCTTTTGGAGCCACGATGTTGGTGGTTTTGTAACCAAATCTCCTGAAAATATTTACAGAAGATGGACGCCATTTGGAATGTTATCGTCACATGTAAGAAGTCACGGGGAGCCACCAACAGAACCTTGGGAATACAGCAAAAGTTTCTTGAAAGATTTTAGAAATGCAGATAATATGAGGTATAAACTTATGCCTTATATCTACGCACAGGCTAAAGCAAGTTCAGAGAAAGGACTTCCAATGATGAGAGCATTATTTGTAGAATATCCCGATGATGCCGGATCCTGGCTTATTGATAATGAATATTTATTTGGCGAAAGCATGCTGGTAGCTCCTTTATTCGAAGAAGAAACTTCCAGAGATGTGTATTTACCAAAAGGCACCTGGATAGATTATCAAACGCATAAAGTTTATCAAGGTGGATGGCATACGATCGAGGCTGGCGATATCGCGATAATAGCTTTGGTTAAAAACGGAACCATTTTACCGCATATCAAACTAGCACAATCTACTAAAGATATGGACTGGACTAATTTGGATCTTCAGGTGTTTGCTGATAAGACAACCAATTCAGCCACCGGAAAAATTTATTTACCTGACGGAAAAAAATTAGAAAATATTTCAGTTGAAAAAGATGGGAATTTATATCAGCTGAAGCAAAATCCTTTATCAGACAAAATCAATTTCAAAACAGAAACAATAATAAAATAA